One genomic window of Cyprinus carpio isolate SPL01 chromosome A23, ASM1834038v1, whole genome shotgun sequence includes the following:
- the LOC109111163 gene encoding ubiquitin carboxyl-terminal hydrolase 21-like, whose product MPRAESALMDNSCQALVSQNGLQPENVDISQSVLYTSIMGLLLVTDNERELQLGNGQVGLRNVENTCFLNAIVQCLSHTRSLRNYCLMRTYLQDKHSKQEPVLMNEFSKVLAGLWECNGGETTVNPGKFYHVFKGSVPYFSGYSQQDAQEFLRFLLDRLHTEINRRPSKHPAVMEIKEPTYTRFRISEEAFAMWQRHLDRDDSKIVDLFSGQLRSSLHCSVCSHYSNTFDVFCDLSLPIPKKSDYGRTVTLRECLDLFSQEEKLDKENSPMCERCNRRTESTKRLTIQRFPRILVMHLNRFTMSRYSISKSTVPVSFPLNGLDLGPFGPVDCGPVLYDLYAVCNHSGTVNMGHYTAACREEEGWCYYNDSCVGEITEEKLQSSQAYVLFYELKSFNITRK is encoded by the exons ATGCCAAGAGCTGAATCTGCTTTAATGGACAACTCGTGTCAGGCCTTAGTCTCTCAAAACGGCCTTCAGCCAGAGAATGTGGACATTTCACAGTCAGTACTTTACACATCCATCATGGGACTCCTGCTGGTGACAGATAACGAG AGAGAGCTGCAACTGGGAAATGGACAAGTTGGACTGCGCAACGTTGAAAATACT tgttttctcAATGCCATCGTGCAGTGTCTCTCTCACACTCGTAGTCTTCGTAACTACTGTCTGATGAGAACTTACCTTCAGGACAAGCACTCCAAACAAGAACCTGTGCTTATGAATG AATTCTCTAAAGTTTTGGCTGGCTTGTGGGAATGTAATGGTGGGGAAACCACAGTGAATCCTGGGAAGTTTTATCACGTGTTTAAAGGGTCTGTGCCTTATTTCAGTGGCTATAG TCAGCAAGATGCTCAGGAGTTCTTGCGGTTCCTTCTGGACAGGCTTCATACAGAAATTAACCGTCGTCCATCCAAACATCCTGCAGTTATGGAAATTAAGGAACCAACATACACACGATTCAG GATTTCAGAGGAGGCCTTTGCAATGTGGCAGAGGCATCTTGACAGGGATGACAGTAAAATTGTTG ATTTGTTCTCAGGTCAGCTGCGCAGTTCCTTGCACTGTTCAGTCTGCTCCCATTACTCCAACACCTTTGATGTGTTTTGCGACCTGTCACTCCCCATCCCAAAG AAGAGTGATTATGGACGAACTGTCACACTGAGAGAGTGTCTAGACCTCTTTTCACAAGAGGAAAAACTTGATAAAGAAAACTCGCCG ATGTGTGAGCGGTGTAACCGTCGCACCGAGAGCACAAAAAGACTGACCATCCAAAGGTTCCCTAGAATCCTCGTAATGC ACTTAAATCGATTTACCATGTCAAGGTACTCAATCTCAAAGAGCACAGTGCCAGTTTCCTTCCCACTAAATGGGCTGGATTTAGGGCCATTTGGACCTGTTGACTGCG GTCCAGTGCTGTATGATCTTTATGCAGTATGCAATCATTCGGGCACAGTAAATATGGGTCACTACACGGCTGCATGTCGGGAGGAGGAGGGCTGGTGCTACTATAATGACTCATG TGTGGGTGAAATAACAGAGGAGAAGCTGCAGTCCAGTCAGGCATATGTTCTCTTCTATGAGCTCAAAAGCTTCAATATCACCAGGAAATGA
- the LOC109072406 gene encoding zinc finger protein 362-like, whose translation MAEPRFNNPYFWPPPPSMPGQLDNLVLIDKIKEQLMAEKIRSPHLPPTTVSSQQTLLVASPPSDGGQHVMSIPKLQQVPGLQSHNSSQPDIALHARPASSTIAELNIDDKSAVKAKGLWEDWHMRQAVDQASRVNHRSGLMLSSRTESHNTSEAITPTTPTSSSQHRLGGAPSLNTISGLASGPGMEHVKSGGLVGMLAPQPKAPRGRKKIKAENNTGPLLVVPYPLLASGPDQAVTIAKEGKTYRCKVCPLTFLNKSEMQIHSKSHTEAKPHKCPHCSKSFANASYLAQHLRIHLGIKPYHCSYCENSFRQLSHLQQHTRIHTGDRPYKCAQPGCEKAFTQLSNLQSHQRQHNKDKPYKCPNCYRAYTDSASLQIHLSAHAIKNAKSYCCSMCGRAYTSETYLMKHMSKHTVVEHLVSHHSPQRTESPSIPIRIALI comes from the exons ATGGCAGAGCCTCGTTTCAATAATCCATATTTCTGGCCACCACCTCCCTCTATGCCTGGTCAA CTGGATAACCTGGTTCTTATCGACAAGATCAAAGAGCAACTGATGGCAGAAAAAATAAGGTCTCCGCATTTGCCGCCCACCACTGTTTCCTCTCAGCAGACTCTGCTGGTGGCCTCTCCACCTTCAGATGGTGGGCAACATGTGATGTCTATCCCCAAGCTGCAGCAGGTGCCGGGTCTTCAGTCCCACAACTCCTCTCAGCCTGACATCGCCCTGCACGCCCGCCCAGCATCCAGCACCATCGCAG AGCTGAATATAGATGACAAGTCTGCAGTGAAAGCAAAGGGATTATGGGAAGACTGGCATATGCGACAAGCGGTGGACCAAGCCTCCAGAGTGAACCATCGCTCAG GTCTCATGCTGTCATCCCGCACAGAAAGCCACAACACCTCTGAGGCTATAACTCCCACAACCCCGACGTCTAGCAGCCAGCACCGTTTGGGCGGCGCACCTTCCTTAAACACCATTTCTGGCCTGGCCAGCGGTCCTGGCATGGAGCATGTGAAAAGTGGAGGTCTGGTGGGGATGCTGGCACCACAGCCCAAAGCTCCACGAGGCCGCAAGAAGATTAAAGCAGAGAACAACACAGGCCCTTTGCTGGTGGTTCCTTATCCGCTTCTGGCCTCAGGCCCTGACCAGGCGGTTACCATCGCCAAAGAGGGAAAAACATACAG GTGTAAAGTGTGTCCCCTTACTTTCTTAAACAAGTCAGAGATGCAGATTCATTCCAAGTCCCACACGGAGGCCAAACCCCACAAGTGCCCTCACTGTTCAAAGTCGTTCGCCAACGCCTCATACCTAGCACAGCACTTACGTATTCACTTAGGCATTAAGCCCTACCACTGCTCCTATTGTGAGAACTCCTTCCGCCAGTTATCACATCTCCAGCAGCACACCAG GATTCATACTGGTGACAGACCATATAAATGTGCCCAACCAGGATGCGAAAAGGCATTCACACAGCTCTCAAACCTACAg TCTCACCAGAGACAACATAACAAAGACAAGCCATACAAGTGTCCGAACTGCTACCGCGCATACACAGACTCAGCCTCCTTACAGATCCATCTCTCTGCACATGCCATTAAGAACGCTAAATCATACTGTTGCAGTATGTGTGGTCGTGCATACACCTCA gagACCTACCTTATGAAGCACATGTCCAAACACACCGTGGTGGAGCATCTGGTCAGCCACCATTCCCCACAGAGAACAGAATCTCCCAGCATCCCCATACGCATTGCACTTATTTGA